Proteins co-encoded in one Campylobacter concisus genomic window:
- a CDS encoding DUF2018 family protein, with protein MIDIFEGSARDKFYDILFNANAVLVKNEIDKIFEKFVAMSELCEKHGISEGEIRNFIVSEQDKIYNGVNDLYIELSGEILSQNE; from the coding sequence ATGATAGATATATTTGAGGGCAGTGCGAGAGATAAATTTTATGACATTTTGTTTAACGCAAATGCCGTTTTGGTTAAAAACGAGATAGATAAAATTTTTGAGAAATTTGTGGCTATGAGCGAGCTTTGCGAAAAGCATGGCATTAGCGAGGGCGAGATCAGAAATTTTATAGTCTCAGAGCAAGATAAAATTTATAACGGAGTAAATGACCTATATATCGAGCTTAGCGGAGAAATTTTAAGCCAAAATGAGTAA
- a CDS encoding polyprenyl synthetase family protein codes for MDKIDEIIGKFISELGYKEAFEMFLKISSGKKLRSKLLLKIAGESEISLKLCAIIELIHLASLLHDDVIDEANIRRGKPSINALFGSKNSVMLGDILYSKAYFELTKFDPSIAAIISDAVSKLSIGEMMDVKMAENFNENEQEYLKMIYYKTAVLIEATAICGAKLAGKDSEKFGIYGKNLGLAFQIVDDILDITQDEKTLGKPALNDFVEGKTTLPYIYLYKSLDEAGKAKLRSLWSKKLNASEISWLKEEFIKTNSLQKAVNEAKRLGTEAIEAIREYKNAELEGIIKSMIDREF; via the coding sequence ATGGATAAAATCGATGAAATAATAGGTAAATTTATAAGCGAGCTTGGCTACAAAGAGGCGTTTGAGATGTTTTTAAAGATAAGCTCAGGCAAGAAGCTACGCTCAAAACTTCTTTTAAAGATCGCGGGTGAGAGCGAAATTTCACTTAAACTTTGCGCTATCATCGAGCTCATCCACCTTGCAAGTTTGCTTCACGACGACGTCATAGACGAGGCAAATATAAGGCGTGGCAAGCCAAGTATAAACGCACTTTTTGGTAGTAAAAACTCGGTTATGTTGGGCGACATCCTCTACTCAAAGGCTTATTTTGAGCTTACAAAATTTGATCCAAGCATCGCGGCTATCATCTCAGACGCAGTCAGCAAGCTAAGTATCGGCGAGATGATGGATGTAAAAATGGCTGAAAATTTTAATGAAAACGAGCAAGAATATTTAAAAATGATCTATTATAAAACAGCTGTTTTGATAGAAGCCACGGCTATTTGTGGGGCGAAGCTAGCTGGCAAAGATAGTGAGAAATTTGGAATTTACGGCAAAAATTTAGGCCTTGCATTTCAGATCGTTGATGATATCTTAGACATAACTCAAGATGAGAAAACGCTTGGCAAGCCAGCACTCAATGACTTTGTCGAAGGAAAAACTACACTTCCTTACATTTATCTTTATAAGAGCTTAGACGAAGCTGGCAAAGCAAAGCTTAGATCGCTTTGGTCAAAGAAGTTAAATGCGAGTGAAATTTCATGGCTAAAAGAGGAATTTATTAAGACAAATTCGCTTCAAAAAGCGGTTAATGAAGCAAAAAGGCTTGGGACTGAAGCGATAGAAGCGATAAGAGAGTATAAAAACGCCGAGCTTGAAGGGATCATAAAAAGCATGATAGATAGGGAATTTTAA
- a CDS encoding menaquinone biosynthesis decarboxylase: MDYIKLLKENNLLRVIDEPTDIDLEIAHASYIEVKRENSQALLFKNPVCKKTGRKFAPVLTNIYGSKHALELIFGLKPDEIAEEIEKLLKPRKPRNLKEKLDFLNYLFNMRKIFTKRLKGEGECQQVKFIGEDADLLSLPALKTWPHDGGAFITMGQVYTQSLDGNLQNLGMYRLQIYDKNRLGMHWQIHKDGANFFHEYKRAGKKMPVSVAIGGDPLYIWCGQAPLPKGVFELLLYGFIRKEPAKLVKSLTNEIYVPHDADYVIEGFVDTTKSELEGPFGDHTGFYTPIEPFPVMDVTAITSKREPVFHATVVGKPPLEDKYMGWATERVFLPLLRTTVPELLDYNMPENGVFHNLILAKINTLYPAHAKQAMHAFWGVGQMSFVKHAIFVGADAPELKDYDEFTSFVLNRFGSQSVLISQGVCDQLDHASPNSCFGGKLGVDATQDFCKFSPVVLSDSELLAKFQSVTPNVKELKQFKTDTKTPICMVKFEKDCVVKELFDKLLIFRDFFKLLIVVDMQNYLENPYMLLWRVTNNIDALRDIFIDGENFCIDATSKDEREGYTRGWPLQTDCDREVVADLIKRGIVKDEPELFKKFEIFG, from the coding sequence ATGGACTACATCAAGCTTTTAAAAGAAAATAATCTACTTCGTGTTATCGACGAGCCAACAGATATTGATCTTGAGATCGCGCACGCTAGCTACATCGAGGTCAAGCGCGAAAACTCGCAAGCGCTACTTTTTAAAAACCCAGTATGCAAAAAAACTGGGCGTAAATTTGCCCCAGTGCTTACAAATATCTATGGCTCAAAACACGCACTTGAGCTTATCTTTGGGCTAAAGCCTGATGAGATAGCAGAAGAGATAGAAAAGCTTTTAAAGCCCAGAAAACCTCGTAATCTCAAAGAAAAGCTTGATTTTTTAAACTATCTTTTTAATATGAGAAAAATTTTCACTAAGAGATTAAAAGGCGAGGGCGAGTGCCAGCAGGTAAAATTTATAGGTGAAGATGCTGATTTGCTATCACTTCCAGCACTAAAAACATGGCCACATGATGGTGGCGCTTTTATTACAATGGGACAGGTTTATACGCAAAGCTTGGATGGAAATTTGCAAAATTTAGGTATGTATAGACTGCAAATTTATGACAAAAACCGCCTTGGCATGCACTGGCAGATCCACAAAGACGGTGCAAATTTCTTTCACGAGTACAAGCGTGCAGGCAAAAAGATGCCGGTTTCAGTAGCTATTGGCGGTGATCCGCTTTATATTTGGTGTGGGCAAGCACCGCTTCCAAAGGGAGTTTTTGAACTTTTGCTTTATGGCTTCATCCGCAAAGAGCCGGCCAAACTTGTAAAATCTTTAACAAATGAAATTTACGTCCCGCACGATGCAGACTACGTGATAGAGGGCTTTGTGGATACGACTAAGAGTGAGCTTGAGGGACCATTTGGCGATCATACTGGCTTTTATACGCCTATCGAGCCTTTTCCAGTGATGGATGTAACGGCGATAACTAGCAAGCGTGAACCGGTATTTCACGCGACTGTGGTTGGAAAGCCGCCACTTGAGGATAAATATATGGGCTGGGCGACTGAGCGAGTTTTTTTACCGCTTTTGCGAACGACCGTGCCTGAACTACTGGACTACAATATGCCTGAAAATGGCGTTTTTCACAACCTAATCTTAGCCAAGATAAATACGCTCTATCCAGCTCATGCAAAGCAGGCTATGCACGCATTTTGGGGCGTTGGGCAGATGAGCTTTGTAAAACATGCCATTTTTGTTGGAGCCGATGCGCCTGAACTTAAAGATTATGATGAATTTACTAGCTTTGTTCTAAATCGTTTTGGTAGCCAGAGTGTGCTAATAAGCCAAGGCGTGTGCGATCAGCTTGATCATGCTAGTCCAAATTCGTGTTTTGGTGGCAAACTCGGCGTAGATGCGACGCAAGACTTTTGTAAATTTAGCCCTGTGGTTTTAAGCGACAGCGAGCTTTTGGCTAAATTTCAAAGCGTTACGCCAAATGTAAAAGAGCTTAAGCAGTTTAAAACGGATACCAAAACGCCTATTTGTATGGTGAAATTTGAAAAAGATTGTGTGGTAAAAGAGCTTTTTGACAAGCTTTTGATATTTAGAGATTTTTTCAAGCTCCTTATCGTTGTAGATATGCAAAATTACCTTGAAAACCCATATATGCTACTTTGGCGTGTGACAAACAATATCGATGCGTTGCGTGATATTTTCATAGATGGTGAAAATTTCTGCATAGATGCCACTAGTAAAGATGAGCGTGAGGGATATACTAGAGGCTGGCCGTTACAAACGGATTGTGACCGCGAAGTAGTTGCTGATCTAATTAAGCGCGGTATCGTAAAAGATGAGCCAGAGCTATTTAAAAAATTTGAAATATTTGGCTAG
- the hemA gene encoding glutamyl-tRNA reductase: MHYLDISFTYKNTDISVREKLAFDSDEKKEQILKLLRSNKSINECMVLNTCNRVEIIASVSDLESATTHAFRCMSVFSGVFEDELYERADIYEDSGAVHHLFAVASSLDSLVVGETQIVGQLKNAFKFAYDSSACGEQISKIIHYACKCAAKVRNETQISKNPISVSSVAVAKAKEIFGTLEGKTAIVVGAGEMGELAAKHLISSGAEVIIINRSSDRVEQLVDSLGDNASWDSILKLKEYVNNYDLIFSSTAAPHAIITNAIIEPREFHRYFFDIAVPRDIDLINTEFISVYTVDSLEEIVRKNLALREEQAQKAYSIVGQGTSEFLKILKEDMSVPLIKSIRKQAEICAKNELEKAIKKGYLKHSDYEEAQKLIHQVFKAFLHQPTMKLKSLADEERSSELSNGVRFLFDIKEEQNFQVGDIDEI; this comes from the coding sequence ATGCACTATTTAGATATAAGTTTTACATATAAAAATACTGATATTTCAGTTAGAGAAAAGCTTGCATTTGATAGCGATGAGAAAAAAGAGCAAATTTTAAAACTACTAAGATCAAACAAAAGTATAAACGAATGTATGGTTTTAAATACATGCAACCGCGTTGAGATAATTGCAAGCGTTAGTGATCTAGAAAGTGCAACGACGCATGCATTTAGGTGCATGTCTGTATTTTCAGGTGTTTTTGAAGATGAGCTTTATGAAAGGGCTGATATTTATGAAGATAGCGGAGCCGTGCACCACCTCTTTGCTGTGGCAAGCTCGCTTGATAGCCTAGTCGTCGGCGAAACGCAGATCGTTGGCCAGCTAAAAAATGCTTTTAAATTTGCTTACGATAGCTCAGCTTGCGGCGAACAAATCAGTAAAATCATCCACTATGCATGTAAATGTGCTGCTAAAGTTAGAAATGAAACTCAAATTTCTAAAAACCCGATCTCCGTTTCAAGCGTTGCTGTGGCAAAAGCAAAAGAAATTTTTGGCACGCTTGAAGGAAAAACTGCTATCGTCGTAGGCGCTGGCGAAATGGGCGAGCTAGCAGCAAAACACCTAATCTCAAGTGGTGCAGAAGTCATCATCATAAACAGAAGCTCGGATCGTGTTGAGCAGCTAGTTGATAGCCTGGGTGATAACGCTAGCTGGGATAGCATTTTGAAATTAAAAGAGTATGTAAATAATTATGATCTGATATTTTCAAGCACCGCGGCCCCGCACGCTATCATCACGAACGCCATAATCGAACCAAGAGAATTTCACAGATACTTTTTTGATATTGCCGTGCCAAGGGATATTGACCTTATAAATACAGAATTTATTAGCGTCTATACGGTTGATAGTTTAGAGGAGATAGTAAGGAAAAATTTAGCCCTAAGAGAGGAGCAAGCACAAAAGGCTTATTCGATCGTAGGCCAAGGCACAAGCGAATTTTTAAAAATTTTAAAAGAAGATATGAGTGTGCCACTTATAAAATCGATCCGCAAACAGGCTGAAATTTGCGCTAAAAATGAGCTAGAAAAAGCGATAAAAAAAGGATATTTAAAGCATAGTGACTATGAGGAGGCACAAAAGCTCATTCATCAAGTTTTTAAAGCCTTCTTACATCAGCCAACGATGAAGCTAAAAAGTCTTGCGGATGAGGAGAGATCTAGTGAGCTTTCAAATGGAGTTAGATTTTTATTTGATATAAAAGAAGAGCAAAATTTTCAAGTGGGAGATATAGATGAGATTTAG
- the hemC gene encoding hydroxymethylbilane synthase, giving the protein MKEIKIATRKSILALWQSEHIKARIEAQHKGMKVVLEGMKTKGDVILDTPLAKIGGKGLFTKELEDSMLKGETDIAVHSLKDVPVVFPEGLKLAAICSREDTRDAMISEKFAKFSDLPHGARVGTTSLRRKMQLLIMRPDLEIISLRGNVQTRLRKLKEGEFDAIILAMAGINRLNIKAEVAHIYTFGFDEMIPAMGQGALGVEARDEKKILDEISFLNDENAVIETTIERDFVSVLEGGCQVPIGISARLKGDEISIDAIVGLPDGSEFIKDSLKVSKDKFQSVGKELAHKFIEKGAKELLKRAEEMA; this is encoded by the coding sequence ATGAAAGAGATAAAAATAGCAACTAGAAAGAGTATCTTAGCGCTTTGGCAAAGTGAGCATATCAAGGCTAGGATCGAGGCGCAGCACAAGGGCATGAAGGTCGTGCTTGAGGGCATGAAGACAAAGGGTGATGTAATCCTTGACACTCCGCTTGCGAAGATCGGAGGTAAGGGGCTTTTTACAAAAGAGCTTGAAGATAGCATGCTAAAAGGCGAGACTGACATCGCAGTACATAGTCTAAAAGACGTGCCTGTCGTATTTCCAGAAGGGCTTAAACTTGCAGCCATTTGCTCACGCGAGGATACTAGAGATGCGATGATAAGTGAGAAATTTGCTAAATTTAGCGACCTACCGCACGGTGCAAGGGTTGGTACAACTAGCCTACGCCGCAAGATGCAGCTACTTATCATGAGGCCTGATCTTGAGATCATCTCGCTTCGAGGTAATGTGCAAACTAGACTTAGAAAGCTAAAAGAGGGCGAATTTGACGCGATCATTTTGGCGATGGCTGGCATAAATCGCTTAAATATCAAGGCTGAAGTGGCGCACATCTACACATTTGGTTTTGACGAGATGATACCTGCAATGGGGCAGGGTGCTCTTGGGGTAGAGGCTAGAGATGAGAAGAAAATTTTAGATGAGATCTCTTTTTTAAACGACGAAAATGCAGTCATAGAAACGACCATAGAGCGTGACTTTGTAAGCGTTTTAGAGGGTGGCTGCCAAGTGCCAATAGGCATAAGTGCAAGGCTAAAAGGTGATGAAATTTCTATCGATGCGATCGTTGGTCTGCCTGATGGAAGCGAGTTTATAAAAGATAGCTTAAAGGTCAGCAAAGACAAATTTCAAAGCGTTGGCAAGGAGCTAGCTCATAAATTTATAGAAAAAGGGGCAAAAGAGCTTTTAAAACGCGCTGAAGAGATGGCTTAG
- a CDS encoding O-acetylhomoserine aminocarboxypropyltransferase/cysteine synthase family protein — protein sequence MRQETAAIHVGYDTHEGFGTMAVPIFQSTAYDFGSAETAAARFDLKDGGHIYTRLGNPTTDIFEKRVAALEGGAAAIATASGQSALFYSIINLAQAGDNIIIAKKIYGGTTVLFTHTLKRFGIEARVFDSDTADDLESLIDDKTRAIFFETLSNPQISIPNIEKIVEISNKYGIISITDNTVPTPIIFQPLRHGVDVCVHSASKYMSGQGLSLAGVVVSANHLNEKLKGNKRYEHFNVPDASYHDIVYADMTDRFDIYTLRMRLAIVRDIGAVISPFNSWQLIQGLETLAVRVERHSQNALKVAKFLNSHKHIKSVAYPGLADNIDHAKAQKYFKDGMANGLFCFETDSFERAKKMLERVKLFKIVVNIGDTKSLITHPASTTHQQLSSEELIKAGITKELIRVSIGLENAEDLIADLAQALE from the coding sequence ATGAGGCAAGAAACCGCTGCGATCCACGTAGGCTACGACACACATGAGGGCTTTGGCACGATGGCTGTGCCTATTTTTCAAAGCACGGCTTACGACTTTGGAAGTGCCGAGACAGCCGCAGCTAGGTTCGATCTAAAGGATGGCGGCCACATCTACACAAGACTTGGCAATCCAACGACAGATATCTTTGAAAAAAGGGTTGCCGCACTTGAAGGCGGAGCCGCTGCGATAGCGACTGCAAGCGGTCAGTCAGCTTTGTTTTACAGCATAATAAATTTAGCCCAAGCAGGTGACAACATTATCATTGCCAAAAAAATTTATGGCGGCACGACAGTACTTTTTACGCACACACTAAAAAGATTTGGCATAGAGGCCAGAGTCTTTGACAGCGACACGGCTGATGATCTGGAGAGTTTGATAGATGATAAAACAAGGGCTATATTTTTTGAAACACTTTCAAATCCGCAAATTTCTATCCCAAATATCGAGAAAATCGTAGAAATTTCAAACAAATATGGCATCATCAGCATCACTGATAACACCGTGCCAACGCCTATCATCTTTCAGCCACTTCGCCACGGCGTCGATGTTTGCGTGCATAGCGCTAGCAAATATATGAGCGGTCAGGGTCTTAGTCTAGCGGGTGTCGTTGTAAGTGCAAACCACCTAAACGAGAAGCTAAAAGGCAACAAGAGATATGAGCACTTTAACGTGCCAGACGCAAGCTATCACGACATCGTATATGCTGATATGACGGATCGTTTTGACATCTACACGCTAAGAATGAGGCTTGCCATCGTGCGCGACATCGGCGCTGTGATCTCTCCGTTTAACTCTTGGCAGCTCATACAAGGGCTTGAAACGCTTGCTGTTAGAGTTGAGAGACACTCGCAAAACGCGCTAAAAGTGGCTAAATTTCTAAACTCTCACAAACATATAAAAAGCGTGGCTTATCCTGGGCTTGCCGACAACATAGATCACGCAAAGGCGCAAAAATACTTTAAAGACGGCATGGCAAATGGACTATTTTGCTTTGAGACTGATAGCTTTGAGCGCGCGAAAAAGATGCTAGAGCGCGTAAAACTCTTTAAGATCGTGGTAAATATCGGCGATACAAAATCACTCATAACACACCCAGCCTCGACAACTCACCAGCAGCTAAGCAGTGAAGAGCTCATCAAAGCCGGAATCACAAAAGAACTAATAAGAGTTAGCATAGGTCTTGAAAACGCCGAAGATCTAATCGCTGATCTAGCTCAAGCTTTAGAATAA
- a CDS encoding FxsA family protein, translating to MRFFAFLFFIIEAVLIYVFVDKFGFLNYFLEVLVSGFVGIALLLNSGFSSLNSPQVALKSFLGGNLFSQLGLSFGGMLLCLPGILTDIFGIAVVVFSLIFKKNVAKNESYQEFKFQNFSQHAPRENEGEIIDVEVIEEPKRVN from the coding sequence ATGAGATTTTTCGCATTTTTATTTTTTATCATAGAAGCGGTGCTTATATACGTTTTTGTGGATAAATTTGGTTTTTTGAACTATTTTCTTGAGGTACTTGTTTCTGGATTTGTAGGTATCGCACTTCTTTTAAATAGTGGATTTTCTAGTTTAAATTCGCCTCAAGTGGCGCTTAAAAGCTTTCTTGGCGGAAATTTATTTAGCCAGTTAGGACTTAGCTTTGGCGGAATGCTTTTGTGTCTGCCAGGAATTTTAACAGATATTTTTGGTATAGCCGTAGTCGTTTTTTCTTTGATATTTAAGAAAAATGTGGCGAAAAATGAGAGCTATCAGGAGTTTAAATTTCAAAATTTTAGCCAGCACGCCCCAAGAGAAAATGAGGGCGAGATCATCGATGTTGAGGTCATAGAAGAGCCAAAAAGAGTAAATTAG
- a CDS encoding HAD family hydrolase translates to MKVVIFDMDGTVIDSGEAIYKTVNEVRNELNLSPLEKEFIIKAINEPGRNLPLEFYGIDTPSRSLKEGFEEKFKKFYDECATIYEGVKELLQKCKEAHYKVVLASNAPHDTLEKILKKNEIYELFDEVIGASKEIPQKPDPAMLHLAVSKTKASKAIFVGDSLKDELAAKNANMPFLQVSWGFGEESKTATYNAKNVSEAWEIILNF, encoded by the coding sequence TTGAAAGTAGTTATTTTCGATATGGATGGCACTGTAATCGATAGTGGCGAGGCGATATATAAAACGGTAAATGAAGTAAGAAATGAGCTAAATTTATCGCCACTTGAAAAAGAATTTATCATAAAAGCGATCAACGAGCCAGGTAGAAATTTACCCCTTGAGTTTTACGGCATCGACACGCCAAGTAGGAGCTTAAAAGAGGGCTTTGAAGAGAAATTTAAGAAATTTTACGATGAGTGCGCGACTATATATGAGGGTGTAAAAGAGCTTTTGCAAAAGTGCAAAGAGGCTCATTACAAAGTCGTTTTGGCAAGCAACGCACCACACGATACGCTAGAGAAAATTTTAAAGAAAAATGAAATTTACGAGCTATTTGACGAGGTCATAGGCGCTAGCAAGGAGATACCACAAAAGCCTGATCCTGCGATGCTTCACCTAGCTGTTAGTAAAACTAAAGCTAGTAAGGCGATCTTTGTTGGAGATAGCCTAAAAGACGAGCTAGCAGCCAAAAATGCAAATATGCCTTTCTTGCAAGTTAGCTGGGGATTTGGCGAGGAGAGCAAAACTGCCACATATAACGCTAAAAATGTTAGCGAAGCTTGGGAGATAATATTAAATTTTTAA
- a CDS encoding Imm10 family immunity protein — translation MFELKFKAKALTATKNSKDNYYMIGLADDKYDYKNYIIFQRPIKLKSDDDENADINGIYAECNGDVCYNACKQVKVTDKTIIFEVQDSLICVDTEDVKLNERFMKYSKEIFGKLLKCSISK, via the coding sequence GTGTTTGAGCTAAAATTTAAAGCAAAAGCCCTAACCGCTACTAAAAATAGCAAAGACAACTACTATATGATCGGTCTTGCAGACGACAAATACGACTACAAAAACTACATAATCTTTCAAAGACCGATCAAACTAAAAAGTGATGACGACGAAAACGCCGATATAAACGGCATATACGCAGAGTGCAACGGCGATGTTTGCTACAACGCTTGCAAACAAGTGAAGGTCACTGATAAAACTATCATTTTTGAGGTGCAAGATAGCCTCATTTGCGTAGATACCGAGGATGTAAAGCTTAATGAGCGCTTTATGAAATATAGCAAAGAGATATTTGGCAAACTGCTAAAATGTAGCATATCGAAGTAA
- a CDS encoding proline--tRNA ligase — protein MRFSKFYAPTTKEAPKDASLPSHKFLIRGGFVEQIGSGLYNYLPLGKIMHEKISRIAREEMDEAGALEVSFSVVTSGELWKQSGRYNVFGKELLRFKDRKENDFVISPTNEEAAVALVRGKVTSYKQLPLNLYQINTKFRDEARPRFGLLRGREFTMKDAYSFHSSKEDLKREFDLMEATYSKIFTRLGLNFRAVEADSGAIGGSGSKEFMVLASNGEDDILCCEACKYAANIEAARRKARTTDAEAPEADAAKFKTPDTKTIKGVAEFFKVSEFYCIKAVIKKAIYEDKEEVVVFFVRGDDELQETKAQNACKALELVDASEEEIIKDGLVAGFCGPVGLKDVKFYIDNELKGANNMICGANEKDYHFVGVSVSGFNEERFKDLVKVKEGDKCPECGGNLKLSKGIEVGHIFQLGDKYSAAMNATYLDENGKAKPFLMGCYGIGISRLIAVMIEASHDEKGCIWKKECAPFDVEIIISNLKDEEGVKFAFELYESLKKAGVSVIIDDRNERFGVKMNDFELIGFPYALLVGKEFANGKVEFITRDGLSKETIGIDDAFRKIKESL, from the coding sequence ATGAGATTTAGTAAATTTTATGCACCAACGACCAAAGAAGCGCCAAAAGACGCCTCTTTGCCAAGTCATAAATTTTTAATAAGAGGTGGATTTGTCGAGCAGATAGGCTCTGGTCTTTATAACTATCTACCGCTTGGAAAGATCATGCATGAGAAAATTTCTCGTATCGCACGAGAGGAGATGGATGAGGCTGGTGCGCTAGAGGTGAGCTTTAGTGTGGTTACTTCAGGCGAACTTTGGAAGCAAAGTGGACGTTACAATGTCTTTGGCAAGGAGCTTTTACGCTTTAAAGATAGAAAAGAAAATGACTTTGTTATAAGCCCTACAAACGAAGAGGCAGCCGTTGCTTTGGTACGTGGCAAGGTGACTAGCTACAAGCAGCTACCACTAAATTTATACCAGATAAATACTAAATTTCGTGACGAAGCAAGGCCACGCTTTGGCTTGCTAAGAGGACGAGAATTTACGATGAAAGATGCTTATAGCTTTCACTCAAGCAAAGAGGATCTAAAGCGTGAGTTTGACCTTATGGAGGCAACTTATAGTAAAATTTTCACTCGTTTGGGGCTAAATTTTAGAGCCGTTGAGGCTGATAGTGGAGCTATCGGCGGTAGCGGCAGTAAAGAATTTATGGTGCTTGCAAGTAATGGCGAAGATGACATCCTTTGCTGTGAGGCTTGCAAATACGCTGCAAATATAGAGGCTGCTAGGAGAAAAGCTAGAACAACCGATGCTGAGGCACCAGAGGCTGACGCGGCTAAATTTAAAACGCCAGATACAAAGACTATAAAAGGTGTGGCTGAGTTTTTTAAAGTTAGCGAGTTTTACTGCATAAAAGCTGTTATTAAAAAAGCTATTTATGAAGACAAAGAAGAAGTTGTGGTCTTTTTTGTAAGGGGCGATGACGAGCTTCAAGAGACAAAGGCGCAAAATGCTTGCAAGGCGCTCGAACTTGTCGATGCTAGCGAAGAAGAGATTATAAAAGATGGGCTTGTGGCTGGATTTTGCGGACCAGTTGGGCTAAAGGATGTAAAATTTTACATAGACAACGAGCTAAAAGGCGCAAATAATATGATATGTGGTGCCAACGAAAAGGATTACCACTTTGTTGGAGTTAGTGTTAGCGGGTTTAACGAAGAGAGATTTAAAGACCTTGTAAAGGTAAAAGAGGGTGATAAATGCCCAGAGTGTGGCGGAAATTTAAAACTTAGCAAGGGCATAGAAGTTGGTCATATCTTTCAGCTAGGCGATAAATATTCAGCTGCGATGAATGCGACATATCTTGATGAAAATGGCAAGGCAAAGCCATTTTTGATGGGCTGCTACGGCATCGGCATAAGCAGGCTGATCGCTGTGATGATAGAGGCTAGCCACGACGAAAAGGGCTGCATCTGGAAAAAAGAGTGTGCGCCGTTTGACGTCGAGATCATCATCTCAAATTTAAAAGATGAAGAGGGCGTGAAATTTGCATTTGAGCTTTATGAGAGCCTTAAAAAAGCTGGCGTTAGCGTCATCATCGATGATAGAAACGAGAGATTTGGCGTTAAGATGAATGATTTTGAGCTTATCGGCTTTCCTTATGCGTTGCTTGTGGGTAAAGAATTTGCAAATGGCAAGGTCGAGTTTATCACAAGAGATGGGCTAAGCAAAGAGACGATCGGCATAGATGACGCCTTTAGAAAAATAAAAGAAAGTTTATGA
- a CDS encoding transformation system protein, with protein sequence MLDSIILAVLVYFATFLFIFFLLAFFAFWYISVPLFVIYIVIKFIRQAKECERIHGKLE encoded by the coding sequence ATGCTTGATAGTATCATCCTTGCAGTCCTGGTATATTTTGCAACATTCTTATTTATATTTTTTCTGCTCGCCTTTTTTGCCTTTTGGTATATAAGCGTGCCGCTATTTGTCATCTACATCGTTATAAAATTTATAAGGCAAGCAAAAGAGTGCGAGAGGATACATGGCAAGCTTGAGTAA